A genomic region of Raphanus sativus cultivar WK10039 chromosome 6, ASM80110v3, whole genome shotgun sequence contains the following coding sequences:
- the LOC108810982 gene encoding protein NRT1/ PTR FAMILY 5.2-like, whose amino-acid sequence MTLQEKGDDYTKDGTVDLRGNPVRRSQRGRWKACSFVIVYEIFERMAYYGISSNLVMFMTTKLHQGTVQSSNNVTNWAGTSWLTPILGAYVADAQLGRYLTFVISSAICFLGMLVLTLSVSIPGMKPPECPTASAENCVQASVLQLAVFFGALYILAIGTGGTKPNISTIGADQFDEWDLKEKIQKTSFFNWWMFSIFFGTLFANTILVYVQDNVGWVWGYGLPTLGLAISISVFLLGTPFYRHKPPTGSPFLTMARVIVASFRKAKAPMTCDPTCFHELSSLEYERKGTFPIHSTQSLRFLDRASLKTGTIGQWNVCTTTEVEETKQMLNMLLILCITFVPSAMIAQVNTLFVKQGTTINARIVGNFSIPPASLSAFGTVSFLVSIFLYDRVFVKITQKFTGNPRGITLLQRMGIGLIFYTIVMTVASFTERYRLKVAADHGLIHQTGVKLPLTILVLLPQLVLMGMADAFLVVAKLEFFYDQAPESMKSLGTSYSLTSLGIGNFLSSFLLSTVSKITIKRGRGWILDNLNESRLDYYYLFFALLNFINFSLFLVVVKFYVYRADVTHSVDVKEEESKVMGINEDE is encoded by the exons atgacaTTACAAGAGAAAGGAGATGATTACACCAAAGATGGAACTGTTGATCTTCGAGGCAATCCTGTCCGAAGATCCCAAAGAGGTCGTTGGAAAGCTTGTTCCTTCGTCATtg TGTACGAGATATTTGAAAGAATGGCTTATTATGGGATATCGAGCAATCTAGTGATGTTCATGACTACCAAATTGCACCAAGGCACGGTCCAGTCGTCAAACAATGTAACCAATTGGGCTGGGACCAGTTGGCTCACTCCCATCTTGGGTGCTTACGTGGCAGACGCTCAACTTGGTCGTTACCTCACTTTCGTAATTTCTTCCGCTATCTGTTTTCTG GGGATGTTGGTGTTAACTTTATCAGTATCTATACCGGGAATGAAACCACCCGAATGTCCTACCGCTAGTGCTGAAAACTGCGTGCAGGCTTCAGTTCTACAGTTGGCGGTTTTCTTTGGAGCATTATACATATTAGCGATTGGTACAGGTGGTACAAAACCTAACATATCAACAATAGGGGCCGATCAATTCGACGAGTGGGATTTAAAGGAGAAGATACAGAAAACCTCATTCTTCAACTGGTGGATGTTTAGTATTTTCTTTGGTACTCTATTTGCCAACACTATTCTTGTCTATGTTCAAGATAATGTAGGCTGGGTCTGGGgttatgggcttccaactttgGGACTTGCTATTTCCATTTCTGTTTTCTTGTTGGGCACTCCTTTTTACCGCCATAAACCCCCAACGGGAAGCCCTTTCTTGACGATGGCTCGAGTCATTGTGGCTTCATTTCGCAAAGCGAAAGCACCAATGACGTGTGACCCCACATGCTTCCACGAACTTTCTTCACTGGAATATGAGCGGAAAGGCACCTTTCCGATCCACTCCACTCAAAGTTTAAG GTTTTTAGATAGAGCTTCGCTGAAAACAGGAACAATCGGTCAGTGGAATGTTTGTACAACCACAGAAGtcgaagaaacaaaacaaatgctAAATATGCTACTTATCTTGTGCATAACTTTTGTCCCAAGCGCGATGATCGCTCAAGTTAACACTTTGTTTGTCAAACAAGGAACCACTATAAACGCAAGGATTGTCGGAAATTTTAGCATCCCACCAGCGAGTCTCTCCGCCTTTGGAACAGTCTCATTCCTCGTGTCCATTTTCCTATATGATCGAGTCTTTGTCAAGATAACCCAAAAATTCACCGGAAATCCAAGGGGCATTACTTTGCTTCAACGGATGGGAATTGGTCTTATCTTCTACACCATCGTCATGACCGTCGCATCTTTCACCGAAAG GTATAGACTCAAAGTTGCTGCTGATCATGGACTCATTCACCAAACGGGTGTAAAACTACCGTTGACAATCTTGGTGCTGCTTCCTCAACTCGTGCTTATGGGTATGGCTGATGCTTTCTTAGTAGTTGCGAAGCTCGAATTTTTCTACGATCAAGCTCCTGAAAGCATGAAAAGTCTTGGCACATCGTATTCGTTAACAAGTCTAGGGATCGGGAATTTCTTGAGCAGTTTCTTGCTGTCCACGGTTTCTAAGATAACAATAAAACGTGGAAGAGGATGGATTTTGGATAATCTTAACGAGTCTAGGTTGGATTATTATTACTTGTTCTTTGCGCTTCTTAATTTTATCAACTTCTCCTTGTTCTTGGTCGTGGTTAAGTTTTATGTTTATAGAGCTGATGTTACTCATTCAGTGGATGTGAAAGAAGAGGAATCGAAGGTGATGGGTATCAACGAGGAtgaataa